CTGCTCGCGGTGCCGTTCTCGGAGGAGGATGGCGGCATCGGCGGCGGGCCGGTCGAGACGATGATCGTCATGGAGGCCTTCGGCGGCGCGCTCGCCCTCGAACCCTACCTCGCGACCGTCGTGCTCGCCGGCGGCGTGCTGCGCCACGCCGCGACGCCTGAGCAGCGCGCCGAATGGCTGCCGGGCCTCATCGCCGGCGAGACCCGCTACGCCCTCGCCCATGCCGAGCGCCAGGCCCGCTACGACCTCCACGACGTCGGCGTCACCGCGCGCCGCGACGGCGATGCTTGGGTGCTGGAGGGGGAGAAGTCGCTCGTCCTGCACGGCGACAGCGCCGACCGGCTGATCGTCTCGGCCCGCACCGCCGGCTCGCGGCGCGATCGGGACGGGATTGGCCTGTTCCTGGTCGAGGCCAATGCCGAGGGCGTGTCGCGCCGCGGTTACCCGACCCAGGACGGGATGCGGGCGGCGGAAATCTCGCTGTCCTCGGTCCGGGTCGGGGTCGATGCGGTGATCGGCGATCCGGCCGGGGCGCTTCCGGTGATCGAGCGGGTCACCGACGAGGCCATCGCGGCGCTCTGCGCCGAGGCGGTCGGCGCCATGGACCGCATGCACAGGTTGACGGTCGAGTACCTGAAGACCCGCAAGCAGTTCGGGGTGACGATCGGCTCGTTCCAGGTGCTCCAGCACCGCGCTGCCGAGATGTTCATCGCCCTCGAACAGGCCCGCTCGATGGCCTTCCTCGCCACCATGATGGCGGGCGAGGACGACGCCGACGAGCGCACCCGGGCCATCGCCGGCGCCAAGGTGCAGATCGGCCGTTCCGGCCGCATCGTCGGCCAGGGCGCGGTGCAGCTCCATGGCGGTGTCGGCGTGACGATGGAGTACAGCGTCGGCCACTACTTCAAGCGGGTCACGATGATCGACCAGCTGTTCGGCGATGCCGACCACCATCTCGGCCGGGTCGCCCGGATGGGCGGCCTGATCGCCGCCTGACGCGTGATACGCTTTCCGGGAGATTCCTTCCGGAAAGCGTATCGCCAGCCCGCGCGGCGCTTGAGCGAGGCCGATTTCCACATCGCGAAAGCGATTGCGCAGCAATCGCCGGGCGATCGATCGGAAATCGTATGAGGTGAATCGTGCTCATGTCCACGCGAGAAAACCTCGTTTGAGTTCCGTTCCCGGGGGCGGTTGGGTGATCCCGCCTCAAGAGCACCCGACAATCCCCGGGAGGGACCCCGATGACCGGCACCGAGCCGCGCGCGCTCGCGGACGCGATCCGCTTCCTGTCCATCGACGCGATCGAGCGGGTGGGCGAGGGACATCCGGGCACGCCCCTCGGCGCCGCCGACACGGTGACGGCGCTCTTCACCCGCCACCTCAAGTTCCTGGCCCGCGAGCCGCTCTGGTTCGACCGCGACCGCTTCGTCCTGTCGAACGGCCACGGCTCGATGTTGCTGTACTCCTTGCTGCATCTCTCCGGCTACGAGGGGATCGCGCTCGACGACATCAAGCGCTTCCGCGAGCTCGGCTCGCCCTGCGAGGGCCACCCGGAATACGCCCCCGCCCACGGCATCGAGACCACCACCGGCCCCCTCGGCCAGGGCATCGCCAACGCCGCCGGCATGGCGCTGGCGGAGGCCTACCTCAACCGCTGGCTCGGACCCGACCTGATCGACCACCGCACCTACGCCCTCGTCGGCGACGGCTGCCTGCAGGAGGGCGTCGGCCAGGAGGTGATCTCGCTCGCCGGCCACCTGCGCTTGGGCAAGCTGACGTTCCTCTGGGACGACAACCGGATGACCGACGACGGCGCGATCGACCTCGCGCTGAGCGACGACATGGCGGCCCGCTTCCGCCTCAGCCACTGGCACGTCCAGGAGGTCGACGGCCACGACAGCGAGGCGGTCTCGGCGGCCCTGCTGCTCGCCAAGGCCGACCCGCGCCCGTCGATGATCCGCTGCACCACCGTGATCGGCCGCGGCCTGCCCGGCGTCGAGGGCACGCGGGCGGCGCATTCCGCCCGCATCCCAGCCTCCTTGAGCGCCGCCGCCCGCAAGGCCCTGAACTGGCCCCACCCCGCCTTCGAGATTCCCGACGAGATCCGCGCCGCCTGGCGCGCGGCCGGCGAGCGCAACGCGCCGGACTTCGACTCCTGGACCCGCCGCGTCGCCGCTTTGCCGCCGGAGCGCCGCCTCCTCCTCGACCGCCTGCGCGACGGCAAGCTGCCGCAGGGCTGGGACGCCTCCTTGCGCGCCTTGCGTGACGAGGCCGCCCGATCGGGGCAGGCGCAGTCCGGCATCGCCCTCTCGGGCGAGCTGGTCGACCGGCTGGCGGAGGCCATCCCCGAGCTCCTCTCCGGCGCGCCGGACCTCGAGGGCGCGACCCAGCACAAGCGCCGCCTGAAGCCCTTCACGGCCGAGGACCAGGGCGGGCGCTACGTCCATTACGGCATCCGCGAGCACGCCATGGGGGCGATGATGAACGGCATGGCCGCCCATGGCGGCGTCGTGCCGGTCGGCGTCACCTACCTGGTCTTCTCCGACTACCTGCGCCCGACCCTGCGGCTCGCCGCCATGATGGGTCTGCCGGTGCCCTTCGTGTTCAGCCACGATTCGATCGGCATCGGCCGCAACGGGCCGACCCACCAGCCGGTCGAATACCTGGCGTCCTTGAGGGCCATTCCCAACATGCTGGTGCTGCGCCCGGCCGACGCCGTCGAGGCAGCGGAATGCTGGGAGATCGCGCTCCAGAACCGTACCGGCCCATCCTCGCTGATCTTCGCCCGCCAGGCCCTGCCGGCTCTGCGCCGCGACGCGGGGGCCGGGAACCGGTCCGCCCGCGGCGCCTACGTGCTGGAGGAGGCCTCGGGCCCCCGCCGCGTCACCCTGCTCGCCACCGGCTCGGAAGTGGCGCTCGCCGTCGAGGCCCGCCGCTGCCTGGAGGCGGAGGGCGTCCCGGCCGCCGTCGTCTCGATGCCGTCCTGGGAGCTGTTCGAGCGCCAGGGCGCCGCCTACCGCCGCGAGACGCTCGGGCC
This is a stretch of genomic DNA from Methylobacterium sp. 17Sr1-1. It encodes these proteins:
- a CDS encoding acyl-CoA dehydrogenase family protein, with product MDFDLSEEQRLLKDSVERLLADRYDFESRKRYGKEPEGFAKAMWAAYAEQGLLAVPFSEEDGGIGGGPVETMIVMEAFGGALALEPYLATVVLAGGVLRHAATPEQRAEWLPGLIAGETRYALAHAERQARYDLHDVGVTARRDGDAWVLEGEKSLVLHGDSADRLIVSARTAGSRRDRDGIGLFLVEANAEGVSRRGYPTQDGMRAAEISLSSVRVGVDAVIGDPAGALPVIERVTDEAIAALCAEAVGAMDRMHRLTVEYLKTRKQFGVTIGSFQVLQHRAAEMFIALEQARSMAFLATMMAGEDDADERTRAIAGAKVQIGRSGRIVGQGAVQLHGGVGVTMEYSVGHYFKRVTMIDQLFGDADHHLGRVARMGGLIAA
- a CDS encoding transketolase — encoded protein: MTGTEPRALADAIRFLSIDAIERVGEGHPGTPLGAADTVTALFTRHLKFLAREPLWFDRDRFVLSNGHGSMLLYSLLHLSGYEGIALDDIKRFRELGSPCEGHPEYAPAHGIETTTGPLGQGIANAAGMALAEAYLNRWLGPDLIDHRTYALVGDGCLQEGVGQEVISLAGHLRLGKLTFLWDDNRMTDDGAIDLALSDDMAARFRLSHWHVQEVDGHDSEAVSAALLLAKADPRPSMIRCTTVIGRGLPGVEGTRAAHSARIPASLSAAARKALNWPHPAFEIPDEIRAAWRAAGERNAPDFDSWTRRVAALPPERRLLLDRLRDGKLPQGWDASLRALRDEAARSGQAQSGIALSGELVDRLAEAIPELLSGAPDLEGATQHKRRLKPFTAEDQGGRYVHYGIREHAMGAMMNGMAAHGGVVPVGVTYLVFSDYLRPTLRLAAMMGLPVPFVFSHDSIGIGRNGPTHQPVEYLASLRAIPNMLVLRPADAVEAAECWEIALQNRTGPSSLIFARQALPALRRDAGAGNRSARGAYVLEEASGPRRVTLLATGSEVALAVEARRCLEAEGVPAAVVSMPSWELFERQGAAYRRETLGPGTVRVGIEAAVRLGWDRYVGEEGGFVGMSGYGASGAEADLARHFGFTPERVVEEVRARL